The Achromobacter pestifer genome includes a region encoding these proteins:
- the rpsL gene encoding 30S ribosomal protein S12 gives MPTISQLVRKPREVSIIKSKSPALENCPQRRGVCTRVYTTTPKKPNSALRKVAKVRLTNGYEVISYIGGEGHNLQEHSVVLVRGGRVKDLPGVRYHIVRGSLDLQGVKDRKQARSKYGAKRPKKA, from the coding sequence ATGCCTACCATTAGCCAACTCGTGCGCAAGCCGCGCGAAGTCAGCATCATCAAAAGCAAGAGCCCCGCGCTCGAAAACTGCCCGCAACGCCGCGGCGTGTGCACTCGCGTGTACACCACCACCCCCAAGAAGCCGAACTCCGCTCTGCGCAAGGTTGCCAAAGTGCGTCTGACCAACGGTTACGAAGTCATTTCGTACATCGGCGGTGAAGGCCACAACCTGCAAGAGCACTCGGTGGTTCTGGTGCGTGGCGGTCGTGTGAAGGACTTGCCCGGTGTGCGTTATCACATCGTGCGCGGTTCCCTCGACCTGCAAGGCGTCAAGGATCGTAAGCAAGCCCGCTCGAAGTACGGCGCCAAGCGCCCGAAGAAGGCTTAA
- the rpsG gene encoding 30S ribosomal protein S7 — MPRRREVPKREILPDPKFGSVELAKFMNVVMLDGKKAVAERIVYGALEQVQTKTGKEPIEVFSLAINNIKPIVEVKSRRVGGANYQVPVEVRPVRRLALAMRWLREAAKKRGEKSMDLRLAGELIDASEGRGAAMKKREDTHKMAEANKAFSHFRW, encoded by the coding sequence ATGCCCCGTCGTCGCGAAGTACCCAAGCGCGAGATTCTGCCCGATCCCAAGTTCGGCAGCGTCGAACTCGCCAAGTTCATGAACGTCGTCATGCTGGACGGCAAGAAGGCCGTCGCCGAGCGCATCGTTTACGGCGCCCTCGAGCAAGTGCAAACCAAGACCGGCAAAGAGCCGATCGAAGTTTTCAGCCTGGCGATCAACAACATCAAGCCGATCGTCGAAGTGAAGAGCCGCCGCGTTGGCGGTGCCAACTACCAAGTGCCGGTTGAAGTGCGCCCCGTGCGCCGCCTGGCCCTGGCTATGCGTTGGCTCCGTGAAGCCGCCAAGAAGCGTGGCGAGAAGTCGATGGATCTGCGTCTTGCTGGCGAACTGATCGACGCCTCCGAAGGTCGTGGCGCCGCGATGAAGAAGCGCGAAGACACGCACAAGATGGCAGAGGCCAACAAGGCCTTCAGCCATTTCCGCTGGTAA
- the fusA gene encoding elongation factor G produces MARKTPIERYRNIGISAHIDAGKTTTTERILFYTGVNHKIGEVHDGAATMDWMEQEQERGITITSAATTAFWRGMAKNYPEHRINIIDTPGHVDFTIEVERSMRVLDGACMVYCAVGGVQPQSETVWRQANKYGVPRLAFVNKMDRTGANFFKVYDQLKNRLRANPVPIVIPIGAEDTFQGVVDLVKMKAIIWDEASQGIKFDYADVPAELEGLANEWREKLVEAAAESSEELMNKYLETGSLDEEEINLAIRQRTIAGEIQPMLCGTAFKNKGVQRMLDAVIDYLPSPVDIPPVDGMDDDGNPVKRSADDNEKFSALAFKLMSDPFVGQLTFVRVYSGVLKSGDTVYNPIKGKKERIGRILQMHANNREEIKEVLAGDIAAVVGLKDVTTGETLCDIDSHILLERMIFPEPVISQAVEPKSKADQEKMGLALSRLAQEDPSFRVRSDEESGQTIISGMGELHLEILVDRMKREFGVEANVGKPQVAYRETIRKTCDEVEGKFVKQSGGRGQYGHVVLKVEPLAPGGGYEFVDAIKGGVVPREYIPAVDKGIQETLPSGVLAGYPIVDVKVTLFFGSYHDVDSNENAFKMAGSMAFKEGLRKASPVLLEPMMAVEVETPEDYAGTVMGDLSSRRGMVQGMDDMVGGGKTIKAEVPLAEMFGYATNLRSLTQGRATYTMEFKHYSEAPKNVADEVIAARAK; encoded by the coding sequence ATGGCCCGCAAAACCCCGATCGAGCGCTATCGCAACATTGGTATCTCTGCGCACATCGATGCAGGGAAAACCACCACGACCGAACGTATCCTGTTCTATACCGGCGTCAATCACAAGATTGGCGAAGTGCATGATGGCGCAGCCACCATGGACTGGATGGAACAAGAACAAGAGCGTGGCATCACCATTACGTCGGCAGCTACGACGGCGTTTTGGCGTGGCATGGCGAAGAACTATCCCGAACACCGCATCAACATCATCGACACCCCGGGACACGTGGACTTCACCATTGAGGTGGAACGTTCCATGCGCGTCCTGGACGGTGCTTGCATGGTCTACTGCGCGGTGGGCGGTGTTCAGCCCCAGTCCGAAACCGTGTGGCGCCAAGCCAACAAGTACGGCGTGCCGCGTCTGGCCTTCGTCAACAAGATGGACCGCACCGGCGCCAACTTCTTCAAGGTCTATGACCAGCTGAAGAACCGCCTGCGCGCCAATCCCGTGCCGATCGTGATCCCGATCGGTGCCGAAGACACGTTCCAAGGCGTGGTCGACCTGGTCAAGATGAAGGCGATCATTTGGGACGAAGCCAGCCAAGGCATCAAGTTCGACTACGCAGACGTTCCGGCCGAGCTGGAAGGCCTGGCGAACGAATGGCGCGAAAAGCTGGTTGAGGCCGCTGCTGAATCGTCCGAAGAGCTGATGAACAAGTACCTGGAAACGGGTTCGCTCGACGAAGAAGAAATCAACCTGGCCATCCGCCAACGCACCATCGCTGGCGAAATCCAGCCGATGCTGTGCGGCACCGCCTTCAAGAACAAGGGCGTGCAGCGCATGCTGGACGCGGTCATCGACTACCTGCCTTCGCCCGTGGACATTCCCCCGGTTGACGGCATGGACGACGACGGTAATCCCGTCAAGCGTTCGGCTGATGACAACGAGAAGTTCTCGGCTCTGGCATTCAAGCTGATGAGCGATCCGTTCGTGGGTCAATTGACCTTCGTGCGCGTTTACTCGGGCGTCCTGAAGTCGGGCGATACGGTCTACAACCCCATCAAGGGCAAGAAGGAACGTATCGGCCGCATTCTGCAGATGCACGCGAACAACCGCGAAGAAATCAAGGAAGTGTTGGCAGGCGACATCGCCGCCGTGGTGGGTCTGAAAGACGTGACCACCGGCGAAACGCTGTGCGACATCGACTCCCACATCCTGCTCGAACGCATGATTTTCCCGGAGCCCGTGATTTCGCAGGCCGTGGAACCCAAGTCGAAGGCTGACCAGGAAAAGATGGGTCTGGCGCTGTCGCGTCTGGCTCAGGAAGATCCGTCGTTCCGCGTGCGCAGCGACGAAGAATCCGGCCAAACCATCATTTCCGGCATGGGCGAGCTGCACCTGGAAATTCTGGTCGACCGCATGAAGCGCGAGTTCGGCGTTGAAGCCAACGTCGGCAAGCCGCAAGTGGCCTACCGTGAAACCATCCGCAAGACCTGCGACGAAGTGGAAGGCAAGTTCGTCAAGCAGTCGGGCGGCCGCGGCCAGTACGGCCACGTGGTGCTGAAGGTCGAGCCGTTGGCTCCTGGCGGTGGCTACGAATTCGTGGACGCCATCAAGGGCGGCGTGGTTCCTCGCGAGTACATTCCCGCGGTGGACAAGGGCATCCAGGAAACGCTGCCTTCGGGCGTGTTGGCTGGCTACCCGATCGTCGACGTCAAGGTCACGCTGTTCTTCGGTTCGTACCACGACGTGGACTCGAACGAAAACGCGTTCAAGATGGCCGGCTCCATGGCATTCAAGGAAGGTCTGCGCAAGGCCAGCCCCGTGCTGCTGGAACCGATGATGGCCGTTGAAGTCGAAACGCCTGAAGACTACGCTGGTACCGTGATGGGCGATCTGTCCTCGCGTCGCGGCATGGTTCAGGGCATGGACGACATGGTTGGCGGCGGCAAGACCATCAAGGCCGAAGTTCCGCTGGCCGAGATGTTCGGTTACGCCACGAACCTGCGTTCGTTGACGCAAGGCCGTGCCACGTACACGATGGAATTCAAGCATTACTCCGAGGCCCCCAAGAACGTCGCTGACGAAGTCATCGCCGCTCGGGCCAAGTAA
- the tuf gene encoding elongation factor Tu translates to MAKGKFERTKPHVNVGTIGHVDHGKTTLTAAITTVLSNKFGGEAKGYDQIDATPEEKARGITINTAHVEYETAARHYAHVDCPGHADYVKNMITGAAQMDGAILVVSAADGPMPQTREHILLSRQVGVPYIIVFLNKADMVDDAELLELVEMEVRELLSKYDFPGDDTPIIKGSAKLALEGDKGELGEQAIMNLADALDSYIPTPERAVDGAFLMPVEDVFSISGRGTVVTGRIERGIVKVGEEIEIVGIVPTVKTTCTGVEMFRKLLDQGQAGDNVGILLRGTKREDVQRGQVLAKPGSITPHTDFTSEVYILSKEEGGRHTPFFQGYRPQFYFRTTDVTGTIELPADKEMVLPGDNVGMTVKLLAPIAMEEGLRFAIREGGRTVGAGVVAKILK, encoded by the coding sequence ATGGCAAAAGGCAAGTTTGAGCGTACCAAGCCGCACGTGAACGTGGGTACGATTGGTCACGTTGACCACGGCAAAACGACGTTGACGGCCGCTATCACGACCGTTCTGTCGAACAAGTTCGGTGGCGAAGCCAAGGGCTACGACCAGATCGATGCGACTCCTGAAGAAAAGGCTCGCGGCATCACGATCAACACGGCTCACGTCGAGTACGAAACGGCCGCGCGCCACTACGCGCACGTTGACTGCCCGGGCCACGCTGACTATGTGAAGAACATGATCACGGGCGCCGCTCAAATGGACGGCGCGATCCTGGTCGTGTCGGCCGCTGACGGCCCGATGCCGCAGACGCGTGAACACATCCTGCTGTCGCGCCAGGTTGGCGTGCCGTACATCATCGTCTTCCTGAACAAGGCTGACATGGTTGACGACGCCGAGCTGCTCGAGCTGGTGGAAATGGAAGTTCGCGAACTGCTGTCGAAGTATGACTTCCCCGGCGACGACACCCCGATCATCAAGGGTTCGGCCAAGCTGGCGCTGGAAGGCGACAAGGGCGAACTGGGCGAACAAGCCATTATGAATCTGGCTGACGCGCTGGACTCGTACATCCCGACGCCTGAGCGTGCCGTTGACGGCGCGTTCCTGATGCCGGTTGAAGACGTGTTCTCGATCTCGGGTCGCGGCACCGTGGTGACCGGCCGTATCGAACGCGGCATCGTCAAGGTCGGCGAAGAAATCGAAATCGTCGGTATCGTTCCGACGGTCAAGACGACTTGCACCGGCGTGGAAATGTTCCGCAAGCTGCTGGACCAAGGTCAAGCGGGCGACAACGTGGGCATCCTGTTGCGCGGCACCAAGCGTGAAGACGTCCAGCGCGGCCAAGTTCTGGCCAAGCCGGGCTCGATCACCCCGCACACGGACTTCACGTCCGAGGTGTACATTCTGTCCAAGGAAGAAGGCGGCCGTCACACTCCGTTCTTCCAGGGCTATCGTCCCCAGTTCTACTTCCGCACGACGGACGTGACGGGCACGATCGAACTGCCGGCCGACAAGGAAATGGTTCTGCCGGGCGACAACGTGGGGATGACGGTCAAGCTGTTGGCCCCCATCGCCATGGAAGAAGGCCTGCGTTTCGCCATCCGTGAAGGCGGTCGTACCGTCGGCGCCGGCGTCGTCGCCAAGATCCTGAAGTAA
- the rpsJ gene encoding 30S ribosomal protein S10 yields the protein MKNQKIRIRLKAFDYKLIDQSAAEIVDTAKRTGAVVRGPVPLPTRIRRYDVLRSPHVNKTSRDQFEIRTHQRLMDIVDPTDKTVDALMRLDLPAGVDVEIALQ from the coding sequence ATGAAAAACCAAAAGATCCGTATCCGCTTGAAAGCCTTCGATTACAAGCTGATCGATCAGTCGGCCGCTGAAATCGTCGATACCGCCAAGCGTACCGGCGCCGTTGTCCGCGGCCCGGTGCCGCTGCCCACGCGTATCCGTCGCTACGACGTCCTGCGTTCGCCGCACGTCAACAAGACGTCGCGTGACCAGTTCGAAATCCGCACGCACCAGCGCCTGATGGACATCGTTGATCCCACCGACAAGACCGTTGACGCCCTGATGCGTCTGGACCTGCCGGCTGGCGTCGACGTCGAAATCGCGCTGCAGTAA
- the rplC gene encoding 50S ribosomal protein L3, whose translation MSNSTPTPAAHRLGLVGRKVGMTRIFTEEGESIPVTVLDVSNNRVTQVKSLEADGYAAIQVAYGTRRASRVAQPQTGHYAKAGVEAGSILKEFRLDPARAAEFAAGAVISVESVFEAGQQVDVTGTTIGKGFAGTIKRHHFGSQRASHGNSRSHRVPGSIGQAQDPGRVFPGKKMAGHLGDVTRTVQNLDVVRVDVERGLLLVKGAVPGHAGADIVVRPAIKAPAKKGA comes from the coding sequence ATGTCGAATTCGACACCCACGCCCGCCGCTCATCGGCTGGGGCTGGTGGGTCGCAAGGTCGGCATGACCCGCATTTTTACCGAGGAAGGTGAATCCATCCCGGTAACCGTGTTGGACGTGTCGAACAACCGTGTGACCCAAGTTAAGTCGCTGGAAGCCGACGGCTACGCCGCGATCCAAGTGGCTTATGGCACTCGTCGTGCCTCGCGTGTGGCTCAGCCGCAAACGGGCCACTACGCAAAGGCCGGCGTTGAAGCCGGTAGCATCCTCAAAGAATTCCGCCTTGATCCCGCTCGCGCCGCTGAATTTGCGGCTGGTGCTGTGATCTCCGTGGAATCCGTGTTCGAAGCCGGCCAACAGGTCGACGTGACGGGCACGACCATTGGTAAAGGCTTCGCCGGTACCATCAAGCGTCACCACTTCGGTTCGCAGCGCGCTTCGCACGGTAACTCCCGTTCGCACCGCGTTCCCGGCTCGATTGGCCAAGCTCAAGATCCGGGCCGCGTGTTCCCGGGTAAGAAGATGGCTGGTCACCTGGGTGATGTCACCCGCACCGTTCAAAACCTCGACGTCGTTCGCGTTGACGTTGAGCGCGGCCTGCTGCTGGTCAAGGGCGCTGTCCCCGGCCACGCTGGCGCCGACATCGTCGTGCGCCCGGCCATCAAGGCCCCGGCCAAGAAGGGAGCGTAA
- the rplD gene encoding 50S ribosomal protein L4: MDLKLLNDQGQAAATFSAPDTIFGRDFNEALIHQIVVAFQANARSGNRAQKDRTEVKHSTKKPWRQKGTGRARAGMTSSPLWRGGGRIFPNSPEENFSQKVNKKMYRAGIRSILSQLAREDRIAVVESFDLASPKTKDAAAKLKSLGLDSVLIITDSVDENVYLATRNLPHVAVVEPRYADPLSLVHYKKVLITKPAIAQLEEMLG, translated from the coding sequence ATGGATCTCAAGCTCCTGAACGACCAAGGTCAGGCCGCTGCTACGTTCAGCGCGCCCGACACGATCTTCGGCCGTGACTTCAACGAAGCGCTGATTCATCAGATCGTGGTGGCTTTCCAAGCCAATGCCCGCTCCGGCAACCGCGCTCAGAAGGATCGCACTGAAGTCAAGCACTCGACCAAGAAGCCCTGGCGCCAGAAGGGTACCGGCCGCGCACGCGCCGGTATGACTTCGTCGCCGCTGTGGCGTGGCGGTGGTCGGATTTTCCCGAACTCGCCCGAAGAGAACTTCAGCCAGAAGGTCAACAAGAAGATGTACCGCGCCGGGATCCGCTCGATCCTGTCGCAGCTCGCTCGCGAAGACCGCATCGCTGTTGTCGAATCGTTTGATCTGGCATCGCCCAAGACCAAGGACGCAGCTGCCAAGCTGAAGAGCCTGGGCCTGGACTCGGTCCTGATCATCACCGACAGCGTTGATGAAAATGTTTACCTCGCCACCCGCAACCTGCCGCACGTTGCTGTTGTCGAGCCCCGTTATGCCGATCCGTTGTCGCTGGTCCACTACAAGAAAGTGCTGATCACCAAGCCGGCCATCGCTCAACTCGAGGAGATGCTGGGATGA
- the rplW gene encoding 50S ribosomal protein L23, which produces MNAERLMQVILAPIVTEKATFVAEKNQQVAFRVVADATKPEIKAAVELLFKVQVESVQVLNRKGKVKRFGRFVGRRRNERKAYVSLKDGQEIDFAEVK; this is translated from the coding sequence ATGAACGCTGAACGCTTGATGCAAGTCATTCTTGCTCCGATCGTGACCGAAAAGGCCACCTTCGTTGCTGAGAAGAATCAGCAAGTCGCTTTCCGTGTCGTGGCTGACGCTACCAAGCCGGAAATCAAGGCTGCCGTCGAACTGCTCTTCAAGGTGCAGGTCGAGTCCGTGCAGGTCCTCAACCGTAAGGGCAAAGTCAAGCGCTTTGGCCGATTCGTTGGCCGTCGTCGCAATGAGCGCAAGGCTTACGTGTCGCTCAAGGACGGCCAGGAAATCGACTTTGCGGAGGTGAAGTAA
- the rplB gene encoding 50S ribosomal protein L2 gives MALVKVKPTSAGRRGMVKVVSPNLHKGEPYAPLLEKKTRGSGRNNNGHITIRHRGGGHKQHYRVVDFRRDKDGIPAKVERLEYDPNRTAHIALLCYADGERRYIIAPRGLEVGATLLSGVEAPIRAGNTLPIRNIPVGTTIHCVEMLPGKGAQMVRSAGASAVLLAREGIYAQVRLRSGEVRRVHIECRATIGEVGNEEHSLRQIGKAGAMRWRGIRPTVRGVAMNPVDHPHGGGEGRTGEAREPVSPWGTPAKGFKTRRNKRTNNMIVQRRKRK, from the coding sequence ATGGCCCTCGTAAAAGTTAAGCCGACTTCGGCTGGCCGCCGTGGCATGGTGAAGGTTGTCAGCCCGAACCTGCACAAGGGTGAGCCCTACGCGCCGCTGCTGGAAAAGAAGACCCGTGGTTCTGGCCGTAACAACAACGGTCACATCACGATCCGTCATCGTGGCGGTGGCCACAAGCAGCACTACCGCGTCGTCGACTTCCGTCGCGACAAGGATGGCATTCCGGCAAAGGTCGAGCGCCTGGAGTATGACCCCAACCGTACGGCGCACATCGCTCTGCTGTGCTACGCCGACGGCGAACGTCGCTACATCATCGCTCCGCGCGGTCTGGAAGTTGGCGCCACGCTGCTGTCGGGCGTCGAAGCTCCGATCCGCGCTGGCAACACGCTGCCGATCCGCAACATCCCGGTCGGTACGACGATTCACTGCGTCGAAATGCTGCCTGGCAAGGGTGCTCAGATGGTCCGCTCGGCCGGCGCTTCCGCCGTCCTGCTGGCTCGCGAAGGCATCTACGCTCAAGTGCGTCTGCGCTCCGGTGAAGTCCGCCGTGTGCACATCGAATGCCGCGCCACCATCGGTGAAGTCGGTAACGAAGAACACAGCCTGCGCCAAATCGGCAAGGCCGGTGCAATGCGTTGGCGCGGTATCCGCCCGACGGTTCGTGGCGTTGCCATGAACCCGGTGGATCACCCGCACGGTGGCGGCGAAGGCCGTACCGGCGAGGCACGCGAACCGGTCAGCCCGTGGGGCACTCCGGCGAAGGGTTTCAAGACCCGTCGCAACAAGCGGACGAACAATATGATCGTCCAACGGCGCAAGCGCAAGTAA
- the rpsS gene encoding 30S ribosomal protein S19 gives MSRSIKKGPFVDAHLIKKVDTAVAGKDKKPIKTWSRRSTILPEFIGLTIAVHNGKQHVPVYINENMVGHKLGEFALTRTFKGHAADKKAKR, from the coding sequence ATGTCACGTTCGATCAAGAAAGGCCCGTTTGTCGATGCTCACCTGATCAAAAAGGTGGACACGGCCGTCGCGGGCAAAGACAAGAAGCCGATCAAGACCTGGTCGCGTCGCTCCACGATCCTGCCCGAGTTCATCGGTCTGACGATCGCTGTGCACAACGGCAAGCAGCACGTTCCCGTTTACATCAACGAGAACATGGTCGGTCACAAGCTGGGCGAGTTCGCGCTGACCCGTACGTTCAAGGGTCACGCCGCGGACAAGAAGGCGAAGAGGTAA
- the rplV gene encoding 50S ribosomal protein L22: protein METTAIIRGVHISAQKTRLVADLIRGQKVGRALEILTFSPKKAAVILKKAVESAIANAEHNDGADIDELKVTTIFVDKAQSMKRFSARAKGRGNRIEKQTCHITVKVGA, encoded by the coding sequence ATGGAAACTACTGCCATTATCCGTGGGGTTCACATCTCGGCACAGAAGACCCGTCTGGTTGCGGACCTGATCCGCGGCCAGAAGGTCGGTCGTGCCCTGGAAATCCTCACCTTCTCGCCGAAGAAGGCTGCCGTCATCCTGAAAAAGGCTGTCGAGTCCGCCATCGCCAACGCCGAGCACAACGACGGCGCCGACATCGACGAACTGAAAGTCACCACGATTTTTGTGGACAAGGCTCAGTCGATGAAGCGCTTCTCCGCTCGCGCCAAGGGCCGCGGCAACCGTATCGAGAAGCAGACCTGCCACATCACGGTCAAGGTCGGAGCTTAA
- the rpsC gene encoding 30S ribosomal protein S3, giving the protein MGQKIHPTGFRLAVTRNWSSRWFADDKAFGTMLAEDIRVREYLKKKLKSASVGRVIIERPAKNARITVYSARPGVVIGKRGEDIESLKADLQRLMGVPVHVNIEEIRKPETDAQLIADSISQQLEKRIMFRRAMKRAMQNAMRLGAQGIKIMSSGRLNGIEIARTEWYREGRVPLHTLKANIDYGTSEAHTTYGVIGIKVWVYKGDMLANGELPPETAAPREEERRPRRAPRGDRPDGARTGRPGGRGRGGPRKADAAPAPEGE; this is encoded by the coding sequence ATGGGTCAGAAAATTCACCCCACTGGGTTCCGTCTCGCGGTCACCCGTAATTGGTCCTCGCGTTGGTTCGCCGACGACAAGGCCTTCGGCACGATGTTGGCCGAAGACATTCGCGTTCGCGAGTACCTGAAGAAGAAGCTCAAGAGCGCCTCCGTCGGTCGCGTGATCATCGAGCGTCCCGCCAAGAATGCCCGCATCACCGTCTACTCGGCTCGTCCGGGCGTGGTGATCGGCAAGCGCGGCGAAGACATCGAAAGCCTGAAGGCTGATCTGCAGCGCCTGATGGGCGTGCCCGTGCACGTCAACATCGAAGAAATCCGCAAGCCGGAAACCGATGCTCAACTGATCGCCGACTCGATCTCGCAACAGCTCGAGAAGCGCATCATGTTCCGTCGCGCCATGAAGCGTGCGATGCAGAACGCCATGCGTCTGGGTGCCCAAGGCATCAAGATCATGAGCTCGGGCCGTCTGAACGGTATCGAAATTGCCCGCACCGAGTGGTATCGCGAAGGCCGTGTGCCGCTGCACACCCTCAAGGCCAATATCGACTACGGCACCTCCGAAGCCCACACCACGTATGGCGTGATCGGCATCAAGGTCTGGGTCTACAAGGGCGACATGCTGGCCAACGGCGAATTGCCGCCGGAAACCGCTGCCCCGCGCGAAGAAGAACGTCGTCCGCGCCGCGCTCCGCGTGGTGATCGTCCGGACGGTGCTCGCACCGGTCGTCCGGGTGGTCGCGGTCGTGGTGGTCCCCGCAAGGCGGACGCTGCTCCGGCGCCTGAAGGAGAATAA
- the rplP gene encoding 50S ribosomal protein L16, whose translation MLQPSRRKYRKEQKGRNTGLATRGTHVSFGEFGLKATGRGRLTARQIEAARRAINRHIKRGGRIWIRIFPDKPISQKPAEVRMGNGKGNPEYWVAEIQPGKVLYEMEGVSEEIAREAFRLAAAKLPISTTFVARHIGA comes from the coding sequence ATGCTGCAACCCTCTCGCAGAAAGTATCGCAAAGAGCAGAAGGGCCGCAACACCGGTCTGGCGACCCGTGGCACCCACGTGTCGTTTGGCGAATTCGGTCTGAAGGCCACCGGCCGTGGCCGTCTGACCGCTCGCCAGATCGAAGCGGCTCGTCGCGCCATCAATCGTCACATCAAGCGTGGCGGCCGTATCTGGATTCGCATTTTCCCGGATAAGCCCATCTCGCAGAAGCCTGCCGAAGTCCGTATGGGTAACGGTAAGGGCAATCCTGAGTACTGGGTCGCTGAAATTCAGCCCGGCAAGGTGCTCTACGAAATGGAAGGTGTGAGCGAAGAGATCGCGCGTGAAGCTTTCCGCCTGGCCGCTGCCAAGCTGCCGATTTCGACCACGTTCGTCGCGCGTCATATCGGTGCTTAA
- the rpmC gene encoding 50S ribosomal protein L29, with the protein MKASELRSKDAAELGKELESLLKAQFGLRMQKATQQLANTSQLRNVRRDIARVRTLLTEKAGK; encoded by the coding sequence ATGAAAGCTAGCGAACTCCGTTCGAAAGACGCCGCCGAGCTCGGCAAAGAGCTCGAAAGCCTGCTGAAGGCACAATTCGGTCTGCGTATGCAGAAGGCCACGCAGCAACTGGCCAACACCAGCCAGCTGCGCAACGTGCGTCGCGATATCGCGCGCGTTCGTACCTTGCTGACCGAGAAGGCAGGGAAATAA
- the rpsQ gene encoding 30S ribosomal protein S17 encodes MSETQNTQVAKRQRTLVGKVVSNKMDKTVVVLVERRVKHPIFGKIIMRSAKYKAHDESNQYNEGDTVEIAEGRPISRSKSWRVVRLVEAARII; translated from the coding sequence ATGAGCGAAACTCAAAACACCCAAGTGGCCAAGCGCCAGCGTACGCTGGTTGGCAAGGTCGTCAGCAACAAGATGGACAAGACTGTCGTCGTGCTCGTTGAGCGCCGCGTCAAGCACCCCATCTTCGGCAAGATCATCATGCGTTCCGCGAAGTACAAGGCGCACGATGAATCGAACCAGTACAACGAAGGCGATACGGTTGAAATCGCTGAAGGCCGTCCCATCTCGCGCTCGAAGTCGTGGCGTGTGGTGCGTCTGGTTGAAGCCGCACGTATCATCTAA
- a CDS encoding branched-chain amino acid ABC transporter permease — translation MSVRLLSGDPPRSTLLALALIAIVALLAAAPFLFPGPKSLAVAAKILVFVILVASYDLLLGYTGIVSFAHTMFFGIGAYGVAIASIRMEPGWTAVFVGLGGGLVVSLAFALLIGLASLRVRAIFYAMITLAVAAAFQTLVSQLSDLTGGEDGLNFKVPQMLRPAFRPFSEPIFGVTVDGRVITYYLIAAVCVVLFLLLLRIVNSPFGRVLQAIRENPFRAEAIGYRTVLYRSLSNLLAAAFATLAGAMYALWLRYNGPDTSLSFEIMLNILLMLVIGGMGTMYGAVVGASLFVFAQSYLQDGLHVIHDVVAGVAPLALLFEPDRWLLWLGILFVVSVYYFPTGIAGRLRELAARR, via the coding sequence ATGTCCGTACGCCTGCTTTCCGGCGATCCTCCGCGCAGCACGCTGCTGGCCTTGGCGTTGATCGCCATCGTGGCCCTGCTGGCCGCAGCGCCCTTTCTCTTTCCCGGCCCCAAGTCGCTGGCGGTAGCCGCGAAGATCCTGGTTTTCGTGATCCTGGTCGCCAGCTATGACCTGCTGCTGGGATACACCGGCATCGTCAGCTTCGCGCACACCATGTTCTTCGGCATCGGCGCCTACGGCGTGGCGATCGCCAGCATCCGCATGGAACCGGGTTGGACCGCGGTGTTCGTGGGCCTGGGCGGCGGCCTGGTGGTATCGCTCGCGTTCGCCCTGCTGATCGGCTTGGCCAGCCTGCGCGTGCGCGCGATCTTCTACGCCATGATCACGCTGGCCGTCGCCGCGGCGTTCCAGACGCTGGTGTCGCAATTATCCGATCTGACGGGTGGCGAGGACGGCCTGAACTTCAAGGTGCCGCAGATGCTGCGGCCGGCTTTCCGGCCTTTCTCGGAGCCAATCTTCGGCGTCACGGTCGACGGCCGCGTGATCACCTACTACCTGATCGCCGCGGTCTGCGTGGTGCTGTTCCTGCTGTTGCTGCGCATCGTGAATTCGCCGTTCGGCCGCGTGCTGCAGGCCATACGCGAGAACCCGTTCCGCGCCGAAGCGATCGGCTACCGCACGGTGCTGTACCGCAGCCTGTCCAACCTGCTCGCCGCGGCCTTCGCCACGCTGGCGGGCGCCATGTACGCGCTCTGGCTGCGCTACAACGGCCCGGACACCTCACTGTCGTTCGAGATCATGCTCAACATCCTGCTGATGCTGGTGATAGGCGGCATGGGCACCATGTATGGCGCCGTGGTGGGCGCCAGCCTGTTCGTCTTCGCGCAAAGCTATCTGCAGGATGGGCTGCACGTGATCCACGACGTGGTGGCGGGCGTGGCCCCCTTGGCGCTGCTGTTCGAACCGGATCGGTGGCTGCTATGGCTGGGGATCTTGTTCGTGGTGTCGGTGTACTACTTCCCTACCGGGATTGCGGGCCGGCTGCGGGAACTGGCGGCGCGGCGCTGA